In the Acidovorax sp. A79 genome, one interval contains:
- the yajC gene encoding preprotein translocase subunit YajC, protein MFISSAFAQTAPAAAAGGTDIMSSLTGMLPLVLMFVVLYFVMIRPQMKRQKEHRAMIDAIAKGDEVATSGGIVGKVTRLSEGFLHIEIANGVEVQLQRSAVVQVLPKGSVK, encoded by the coding sequence GTGTTTATTTCTTCCGCTTTTGCCCAAACCGCACCCGCCGCCGCCGCTGGTGGTACCGACATCATGTCCTCGCTGACCGGCATGCTGCCCCTGGTGCTCATGTTTGTGGTGCTCTACTTCGTCATGATCCGCCCCCAGATGAAGCGCCAGAAGGAACACCGCGCCATGATCGACGCCATCGCCAAGGGTGATGAAGTGGCCACCTCCGGCGGCATCGTCGGCAAGGTCACGCGCCTGTCCGAAGGTTTCCTGCACATCGAGATCGCCAACGGCGTCGAAGTGCAGCTGCAGCGCAGCGCCGTGGTTCAGGTCCTGCCCAAGGGTTCGGTCAAGTAA
- the secF gene encoding protein translocase subunit SecF, with the protein MEFFRIRKDIPFMKHALIFNAISFITFALAVFFLLTRGLHLSVEFTGGTVMEVAYSQPAELAKVRETVSGLGYPDVQVQNFGTARDVMIRLPVQKGVTSAQQSEQVLGALKAANPEVTLRRTEFVGPQVGEELVHGGLMALAMVVVGIVIYLAFRFEWKFGVAAIIANLHDVVIILGFFAFFQWEFSLSVLAAVLAVLGYSVNESVVIFDRIREAFRKYRKMTTHEVIDHAITSTMSRTIITHASTEAMVLSMFFFGGPSLHYFALALTIGILFGIYSSVFVAAAIAMWLGVKREDLVKPVKKDGDPNDPHAGATV; encoded by the coding sequence ATGGAGTTTTTCCGCATTCGAAAAGACATCCCGTTCATGAAGCACGCGTTGATCTTCAACGCGATCTCCTTCATCACGTTCGCGCTGGCCGTGTTCTTCCTGCTCACGCGCGGGCTGCACCTGTCGGTGGAGTTCACGGGCGGCACGGTCATGGAAGTGGCCTACAGCCAGCCGGCCGAACTGGCCAAGGTCCGCGAGACGGTCTCCGGCCTGGGCTATCCCGACGTGCAGGTGCAGAACTTCGGCACGGCCCGCGACGTGATGATCCGGCTGCCCGTGCAAAAGGGCGTGACGTCGGCGCAGCAAAGCGAACAGGTACTGGGCGCGCTCAAGGCCGCCAACCCCGAGGTCACGCTGCGGCGCACCGAGTTCGTGGGCCCGCAGGTGGGCGAGGAACTGGTGCACGGCGGCTTGATGGCGCTGGCCATGGTCGTGGTGGGCATCGTGATCTACCTGGCCTTCCGCTTCGAGTGGAAGTTCGGCGTGGCGGCCATCATCGCCAACCTGCACGACGTGGTGATCATCCTGGGCTTCTTCGCGTTCTTCCAGTGGGAGTTCTCGCTGTCGGTGCTGGCGGCCGTGCTGGCCGTGCTGGGGTATTCGGTCAACGAATCGGTCGTGATCTTCGACCGGATCCGCGAGGCCTTCCGCAAGTACCGCAAGATGACGACGCACGAGGTGATCGACCACGCCATCACGAGCACGATGAGCCGCACGATCATCACCCACGCGTCCACCGAGGCCATGGTGCTGTCGATGTTCTTCTTTGGCGGCCCGAGCCTGCACTACTTTGCCCTGGCGCTCACCATCGGCATCCTGTTCGGCATCTACTCCTCCGTGTTCGTGGCCGCGGCCATCGCCATGTGGCTCGGTGTGAAGCGCGAAGACCTTGTCAAGCCCGTGAAGAAGGATGGGGATCCGAACGATCCCCATGCCGGGGCCACCGTCTGA
- a CDS encoding DUF1631 family protein, giving the protein MQATPPSVPQRRLARQARQRFVEGLCGGLPDLDKTVLDFLTTLMSQTGTARQMQAHRDAWMLYQQHHAAWTERTGKAWRDALAPHSSTTRGTLATGGASPQFELLSDDVVENKILASRMALTVSEQVSHQFDTLRQRTQSLEGQELDSSDILRPDAVCLLLVEQWVEAGLPRTDLQTVVDPLQRELANLLQKQYQAVNVFYVEQGVTPQADLKSRVRRTSGGTVAGGASNSGAGGLASQALAQTREAMAAARGGGIPQPGGGHPMPQHHLPGGRPPAGYPRHGLPTGFATGMTPLARARQRAQGVMGQLRRLLTQPATGFDMVNAPPASAALAHALTAHRVHADTYYSGVATLMEDYSPAAVVQLAGAVRERSTELKKKASTAGEKAIIEVVALMFQSILAEDRIPPAVRVWFARLQVPVLRVALAEPEFFSNLNHPARQLIDRMGACVMGFDATSINGSALEAEIRRVVQVIEQYPETGRRVFQLVYDEFEKFLSKFLTEKQATSRLVTVAQQVEQKETLAIQYTIELRTMLRDMPVRDEIREFLFKTWAEVLALSAVRDGPQHADTVSLKRTAADLVWAASAKPNRSDRAQVIQNLPGLLQRLRQGLALMGVNGPAQDAQIKVLTDTLADAFLSKTASIPQAHIDAMAKRLANLEDFINDATLGDMPLNADNIEMMLGIDASSIHVVADNGAPVQDDMVAWAQELQPGTWYTLDHNGASAQVQYAWQSQRKQLHLFAAVDGSSYLIQLRRLAAYLQAGLLVAQEEEGLTLRATRDALAKLDANPERLLD; this is encoded by the coding sequence ATGCAAGCCACGCCCCCTTCCGTTCCACAGCGCCGCCTGGCCCGCCAGGCGCGCCAGCGGTTCGTAGAGGGGCTGTGCGGCGGACTCCCGGACCTGGACAAGACGGTCCTGGATTTCCTGACAACGCTGATGTCCCAGACGGGCACGGCGCGCCAGATGCAGGCGCACCGGGATGCCTGGATGTTGTACCAGCAGCACCATGCCGCCTGGACCGAACGCACCGGCAAGGCCTGGCGCGATGCGCTGGCGCCGCACAGCAGCACCACCCGCGGCACCCTCGCCACCGGCGGCGCGAGCCCCCAGTTCGAGCTGCTGAGCGACGACGTGGTGGAAAACAAGATCCTGGCTTCCCGCATGGCCCTCACGGTCAGCGAACAGGTCAGCCACCAGTTCGACACCTTGCGCCAGCGCACCCAGTCGCTGGAAGGGCAGGAGCTCGACAGCAGCGACATCCTCCGGCCCGATGCCGTGTGCCTGCTGCTGGTCGAGCAGTGGGTCGAGGCCGGCCTGCCCCGCACCGACCTGCAGACCGTGGTGGACCCGTTGCAGCGGGAACTGGCCAACCTGCTCCAGAAGCAGTACCAGGCCGTCAATGTGTTCTATGTGGAGCAGGGCGTCACGCCCCAGGCCGACCTCAAGTCGCGCGTGCGGCGCACTTCGGGCGGCACGGTTGCCGGTGGCGCCAGCAACTCTGGTGCCGGGGGCCTGGCGTCCCAGGCGCTGGCCCAGACGCGGGAAGCCATGGCTGCGGCGCGCGGCGGCGGCATCCCCCAGCCGGGCGGCGGTCACCCCATGCCCCAGCATCACCTGCCCGGCGGCAGGCCGCCGGCGGGCTATCCGCGGCATGGCCTGCCCACGGGGTTTGCCACGGGCATGACCCCGCTGGCGCGGGCCCGCCAGCGGGCGCAGGGCGTGATGGGGCAACTGCGCAGGCTGCTGACGCAACCGGCGACCGGGTTCGACATGGTCAATGCCCCGCCGGCTTCGGCCGCGCTCGCCCATGCCCTCACCGCCCACCGCGTGCACGCCGACACCTACTACAGTGGCGTGGCCACCCTGATGGAAGACTACAGTCCCGCGGCCGTGGTGCAGTTGGCGGGCGCGGTGCGCGAACGCTCGACCGAGCTCAAGAAGAAGGCCTCCACCGCCGGGGAAAAAGCCATCATCGAAGTGGTGGCCCTGATGTTCCAGAGCATCCTGGCCGAGGACCGCATCCCGCCGGCCGTGCGTGTCTGGTTTGCCCGGCTTCAGGTGCCCGTGCTGCGCGTGGCGCTGGCCGAGCCAGAGTTCTTCAGCAACCTCAACCACCCCGCGCGCCAGTTGATCGACCGCATGGGGGCGTGCGTGATGGGCTTTGATGCCACCAGCATCAATGGCAGCGCGCTGGAGGCGGAAATCCGCCGCGTGGTCCAGGTGATCGAGCAGTACCCCGAGACCGGCCGGCGTGTGTTCCAGCTGGTCTACGACGAGTTCGAGAAATTCCTGTCCAAGTTCCTCACCGAAAAGCAGGCCACCTCGCGCCTGGTCACGGTGGCCCAGCAGGTCGAGCAGAAAGAAACCCTGGCGATCCAGTACACCATCGAGCTGCGCACGATGCTGCGCGACATGCCTGTGCGCGACGAGATCCGCGAGTTTCTCTTCAAGACCTGGGCCGAGGTGCTGGCCCTGTCGGCCGTGCGCGACGGCCCGCAGCACGCAGACACCGTATCGCTCAAGCGCACGGCCGCGGACCTGGTCTGGGCGGCCAGCGCCAAGCCCAACCGCAGCGACCGCGCGCAGGTCATCCAGAATCTTCCGGGCCTGCTGCAACGCCTGCGCCAGGGATTGGCCCTGATGGGGGTGAACGGCCCGGCGCAGGATGCGCAGATCAAGGTCCTCACCGACACGCTGGCCGACGCCTTCCTCTCCAAGACGGCATCCATTCCGCAGGCACACATCGACGCCATGGCCAAGCGCCTGGCCAACCTTGAGGATTTCATCAACGACGCGACGCTGGGCGACATGCCGCTCAACGCCGACAACATCGAGATGATGCTGGGCATCGATGCCTCCTCCATCCATGTGGTCGCCGACAACGGCGCGCCCGTTCAGGACGACATGGTCGCCTGGGCCCAGGAACTGCAGCCTGGCACCTGGTACACGCTGGACCACAACGGGGCATCGGCCCAGGTGCAATATGCCTGGCAAAGCCAGCGCAAGCAGCTGCATTTGTTCGCCGCTGTCGACGGCAGCAGCTACCTGATCCAGTTGCGCAGGCTCGCAGCCTATCTGCAGGCCGGCTTGCTCGTCGCCCAGGAAGAAGAGGGCCTGACCTTGCGCGCCACGCGCGATGCGCTGGCCAAGCTGGACGCCAACCCCGAGCGGCTTCTGGACTGA
- the secD gene encoding protein translocase subunit SecD, with the protein MNRYPVWKYAILVIVLLVGVLYTLPNFFGEAPAVQVSSAKATVKVDTAVQQRVEEALKAAGVTPDFVALEGNSVRARFDTPDTQLKAKDAIQKALVPDASDPSYIVALNLVSRSPVWLKSLHANPMYLGLDLRGGVHFMLQVDMQAALTKKAESYAGDIRTALRDKSIRHGGISREGQNIDIKVRDEAMLTAARNLIADQFTDLQVASTPEGSEFKLRASIKPEATRRVQEQALKQNIVTLHNRINELGVAEPVIQQQGLDRIVVQLPGVQDTAKAKDILGRTATLEVRMVDEGTEARTAETGRGPVPFGSERYLERSGQPVIVKKQVILTGENLTDAQPGFDGQTQEPTVNLTLDAKGSRIFRDITRENVGKRMAIVLFEKGKGEVVTAPVIRSEIGGGRVQISGRMTTAEANDTALLLRAGSLAAPMEIIEEFTIGPTLGADNIERGIHSVVWGLAAIAVFMCFYYTLFGVFSSIALAVNVLLLVAILSMLQATLTLPGIAAMALAIGVAIDSNVLINERIREELRSGMSPQAAIHAGYERAWATILDSNVTTLIAGLALLAFGSGPVRGFAVVHCIGILTSMFSAVFFSRGLVNLWYGRQKKLKSVSIGQVWKPDADAAVAKTN; encoded by the coding sequence ATGAACCGTTATCCGGTCTGGAAGTACGCGATCCTGGTGATCGTGCTGCTGGTGGGGGTCCTGTACACCCTGCCCAATTTCTTTGGCGAAGCGCCTGCGGTGCAGGTTTCGTCGGCCAAGGCCACCGTCAAGGTGGACACCGCCGTGCAGCAGCGGGTGGAAGAAGCGCTCAAGGCCGCGGGCGTCACGCCCGACTTCGTGGCGCTGGAGGGCAACTCGGTGCGCGCGCGCTTTGACACGCCCGACACCCAGCTCAAAGCCAAGGACGCGATCCAGAAGGCCCTGGTGCCCGATGCCAGCGATCCGTCGTACATCGTGGCGCTGAACCTCGTGTCCCGCTCGCCCGTCTGGCTCAAATCCCTGCATGCCAACCCCATGTACCTGGGCCTGGACTTGCGCGGTGGCGTGCACTTCATGCTGCAGGTGGACATGCAGGCGGCCCTGACCAAGAAGGCCGAGTCCTATGCGGGCGACATCCGCACCGCGCTGCGCGACAAGAGCATCCGCCACGGCGGCATCAGCCGCGAAGGCCAGAACATCGACATCAAGGTGCGCGACGAGGCCATGCTGACGGCGGCCCGCAACCTGATCGCGGACCAGTTCACCGACCTGCAGGTCGCCAGCACGCCCGAAGGCAGCGAATTCAAGCTGCGCGCCTCCATCAAGCCCGAAGCCACGCGCCGCGTGCAGGAGCAGGCCCTCAAGCAGAACATCGTCACGCTGCACAACCGGATCAATGAGCTGGGCGTGGCCGAGCCCGTGATCCAGCAGCAGGGCCTGGACCGCATCGTGGTGCAGCTGCCCGGCGTGCAGGACACCGCCAAGGCCAAGGACATCCTGGGCCGCACGGCCACGCTGGAAGTGCGCATGGTGGACGAGGGCACCGAGGCCCGCACCGCCGAGACCGGCCGCGGCCCCGTGCCGTTCGGCTCCGAACGCTACCTGGAGCGCAGCGGCCAGCCCGTGATCGTCAAGAAGCAGGTCATCCTGACCGGCGAGAACCTGACCGACGCGCAGCCCGGCTTCGACGGCCAGACGCAGGAGCCGACCGTCAACCTCACGCTGGACGCCAAGGGCTCGCGCATCTTCCGCGACATCACACGCGAGAACGTGGGCAAGCGCATGGCCATCGTGCTGTTTGAAAAGGGCAAGGGCGAGGTGGTGACGGCCCCCGTGATCCGCAGCGAAATCGGCGGCGGCCGGGTGCAGATCTCCGGCCGCATGACCACGGCGGAAGCCAACGACACCGCGCTGCTGCTGCGCGCGGGCTCGCTGGCCGCACCGATGGAAATCATCGAGGAATTCACCATCGGCCCGACGCTGGGCGCAGACAACATCGAACGCGGCATCCACAGCGTGGTCTGGGGCCTGGCGGCCATCGCGGTCTTCATGTGCTTCTACTACACGCTGTTCGGCGTGTTCTCCAGCATCGCGCTGGCCGTGAACGTGCTGCTGCTGGTGGCCATCCTGTCGATGCTCCAGGCCACCCTGACCTTGCCGGGCATTGCCGCCATGGCGCTGGCCATCGGCGTGGCCATCGACTCGAACGTGCTGATCAACGAACGCATCCGCGAGGAACTGCGCTCCGGCATGTCGCCGCAGGCGGCCATCCATGCGGGCTACGAGCGCGCCTGGGCCACCATCCTGGACTCGAACGTGACGACGCTGATCGCGGGCCTGGCGCTGCTGGCCTTCGGTTCCGGCCCGGTGCGCGGCTTTGCCGTGGTGCACTGCATCGGCATCCTGACCAGCATGTTCTCGGCCGTGTTCTTCTCGCGCGGCCTGGTGAACCTGTGGTATGGCCGCCAGAAGAAGCTCAAGAGCGTGTCGATCGGCCAGGTCTGGAAGCCGGACGCCGATGCCGCCGTGGCCAAGACGAACTAA
- a CDS encoding indolepyruvate ferredoxin oxidoreductase family protein, which translates to MNAPLPEHIRKALETVTLDDKYSLDHGRAFMSGVQALVRLPMLQRQRDAVAGLNTAGFISGYRGSPLGTYDQALWAAKKHLAANNIVFQPGVNEELGATAVWGTQQLDLYPQSKKFDGVFGIWYGKGPGVDRCSDVFKHANMAGTAKHGGVIAIAGDDHISKSSTAAHQSDHIFKACGTPVFFPSSVQEILDMGLHAFAMSRFSGVWSGMKTIQEVVESSSSISVDPDRVKIVMPEDFVMPPGGLHIRWPDAPLEQEARLMDYKWYAALAYVRANKLNYNVIEGKNDRFGIIASGKAYNDTRQALVDLGLDDDTCRQLGIRVHKVNVVWPLEATITRDFAQGLQEILVVEEKRQVIEYQLKEELYNWRADVRPNVLGKFDEPEGDATGGEWSMPNPSQNWLLRAKADLTPAIIAKAIAKRLKKLGVSSDIIARMDSRIAIIEASERGMAELKVDTGERAPWFCSGCPHNTSTRVPEGSRAVAGIGCHYMANWMPDRNTSTFTQMGGEGVTWVGQAPFTTDQHVFANLGDGTYFHSGLLAIRQSIAAGTSITYKVLYNDAVAMTGGQQVGERPEGHSVLQIMNSLKSEGVVKLIIVTDEPQKYDGVALAEGVTVHHRDELDTLQRQFREIKGCTVIIYDQTCATEKRRRRKRGTLATPDKTVVINELVCEGCGDCSTKSNCLSVEPVETEFGRKRRINQSTCNKDYSCVNGFCPSFVTVEGGKLKKPKKEKKGDLTSLPAIPEPVLPVAEAAWGIVVGGVGGTGVITIGSLLGMAAHLDGKGVITQDAGGLAQKGGATWSHIQIANRPEAIYTTKVDTAKADLVIGCDSIVAAHKYTLAVMQPGRTFVALNTHGTPTAAFVTNPDWQFPGANCDSVIAAAVGAGGVGSFDAEQVATQLLGDSIYTNPLMLGYAWQKGRVPLTYASLMRAMELNGVQVDNNKAAFEWGRRCAHDLASVQALFAAAQVIQFVKKPSLAEMIAKRVEFLTGYQNAAYASEYTAFVEKVRAAESKLGTTTRLSEAVARYLFKLMAYKDEYEVARLHTDKAFTDKIANMFEGDYKLVHHLAPPMTAKKNDKGELVKQPFGPWMRSAFGLLAKMKGLRGTALDVFGKTEERRMERALIVEYRACIEELLARLNADNLALAVEIARIPEEIRGYGHVKERHLSAARPKWDGLMAQWRAGGTTAQPQRQAA; encoded by the coding sequence ATGAACGCCCCACTGCCCGAGCACATCCGCAAGGCCCTCGAAACCGTCACCCTCGACGACAAATACTCTTTGGACCACGGCCGGGCGTTCATGAGCGGGGTGCAGGCCCTGGTCCGCCTGCCCATGCTGCAGCGCCAGCGCGACGCCGTGGCCGGCCTGAACACCGCCGGTTTCATCAGCGGCTACCGGGGCTCGCCCCTGGGCACGTACGACCAGGCGCTGTGGGCGGCCAAGAAGCATCTGGCGGCCAACAACATCGTCTTCCAGCCCGGCGTGAACGAGGAACTCGGCGCGACGGCCGTCTGGGGCACGCAGCAGCTCGACCTGTATCCCCAATCCAAGAAGTTCGACGGCGTCTTCGGCATCTGGTACGGCAAGGGCCCGGGCGTGGACCGCTGCTCGGACGTGTTCAAGCACGCCAACATGGCGGGCACCGCCAAGCACGGCGGCGTGATCGCGATTGCCGGGGACGACCACATCAGCAAGAGCAGCACGGCCGCTCACCAGAGCGACCACATCTTCAAGGCCTGCGGCACGCCAGTGTTCTTCCCCAGCAGCGTGCAGGAAATCCTGGACATGGGCCTGCACGCCTTCGCCATGAGCCGCTTCTCGGGCGTGTGGTCGGGCATGAAGACCATCCAGGAAGTGGTCGAGTCTTCGAGCAGCATCTCGGTGGACCCGGACCGCGTGAAGATCGTGATGCCCGAGGACTTCGTGATGCCGCCCGGGGGCCTGCACATCCGCTGGCCCGATGCGCCGCTGGAACAGGAAGCGCGCCTCATGGACTACAAGTGGTACGCGGCCCTGGCCTATGTGCGTGCCAACAAGCTCAACTACAACGTGATCGAAGGCAAGAACGACCGCTTCGGCATCATCGCCAGCGGCAAGGCCTACAACGACACGCGCCAGGCCCTGGTGGACCTGGGCCTGGACGATGACACCTGCCGTCAGCTGGGCATCCGCGTGCACAAGGTCAACGTGGTGTGGCCGCTCGAAGCCACCATCACGCGCGACTTCGCCCAGGGCCTGCAGGAGATCCTGGTGGTGGAGGAAAAGCGCCAGGTCATCGAATACCAGCTCAAGGAAGAGCTCTACAACTGGCGCGCCGACGTGCGCCCCAACGTGCTGGGCAAGTTCGACGAGCCCGAGGGCGATGCCACGGGCGGCGAATGGTCCATGCCCAACCCCAGCCAGAACTGGCTGCTGCGCGCCAAGGCCGACCTGACGCCGGCCATCATCGCCAAGGCGATCGCCAAGCGCCTGAAGAAGCTGGGCGTCTCCAGCGACATCATCGCGCGCATGGATTCGCGCATCGCCATCATCGAGGCGAGCGAGCGCGGCATGGCCGAGCTCAAGGTGGACACGGGCGAGCGCGCCCCCTGGTTCTGCAGCGGCTGCCCGCACAACACCAGCACCCGCGTGCCCGAGGGCTCGCGCGCCGTGGCCGGCATCGGCTGCCACTACATGGCCAACTGGATGCCCGACCGCAACACGTCCACCTTCACGCAGATGGGTGGCGAGGGCGTGACCTGGGTGGGCCAGGCGCCGTTCACCACCGACCAGCACGTGTTCGCCAACCTGGGCGATGGCACCTACTTCCACAGCGGGCTGCTGGCCATCCGCCAGAGCATCGCGGCGGGCACCAGCATCACCTACAAGGTGCTCTACAACGACGCCGTGGCCATGACCGGCGGCCAGCAGGTGGGCGAACGGCCCGAAGGCCATTCGGTGCTGCAGATCATGAACAGCCTGAAGTCCGAGGGCGTGGTCAAGCTCATCATCGTGACCGACGAGCCGCAGAAGTACGACGGCGTGGCGCTGGCCGAGGGCGTGACGGTGCACCACCGCGACGAGCTCGACACGCTGCAGCGCCAGTTCCGCGAGATCAAGGGCTGCACGGTCATCATCTACGACCAGACCTGCGCCACCGAAAAGCGCCGCCGCAGAAAGCGCGGCACCCTCGCCACGCCCGACAAGACCGTCGTCATCAACGAGCTGGTGTGCGAGGGCTGCGGCGACTGCTCCACCAAGTCCAATTGCCTGAGCGTGGAGCCGGTAGAGACGGAGTTCGGCCGCAAGCGCCGCATCAACCAGAGTACCTGCAACAAGGACTACTCGTGCGTGAACGGCTTCTGCCCAAGCTTCGTGACCGTGGAAGGCGGCAAGCTCAAGAAGCCCAAGAAGGAAAAGAAGGGCGACCTGACCAGCCTGCCGGCCATCCCTGAGCCAGTGCTGCCCGTGGCCGAAGCGGCCTGGGGCATCGTGGTCGGCGGCGTGGGCGGCACGGGCGTGATCACCATCGGCTCGCTGCTGGGCATGGCGGCGCACCTGGACGGCAAGGGCGTCATCACCCAGGACGCCGGTGGTCTGGCCCAGAAGGGCGGCGCCACCTGGAGCCACATTCAGATCGCCAACCGCCCCGAGGCTATCTACACCACCAAGGTCGACACCGCCAAGGCCGACCTGGTGATCGGCTGCGACTCCATCGTCGCCGCGCACAAGTACACGCTGGCCGTGATGCAGCCGGGCCGCACCTTCGTGGCGCTGAACACGCATGGCACGCCCACGGCGGCCTTCGTGACCAACCCGGACTGGCAGTTCCCGGGCGCCAATTGCGACAGCGTCATCGCGGCGGCGGTCGGCGCGGGTGGCGTTGGGAGCTTCGATGCCGAACAGGTGGCCACCCAGCTGCTGGGCGACAGCATCTACACCAACCCGCTGATGCTGGGCTACGCCTGGCAAAAGGGCCGCGTGCCTTTGACCTACGCGTCGCTGATGCGCGCCATGGAATTGAACGGCGTGCAGGTGGACAACAACAAGGCGGCCTTCGAATGGGGCCGCCGCTGCGCGCATGACCTGGCCTCGGTGCAGGCGCTGTTTGCCGCCGCGCAGGTGATCCAGTTCGTCAAGAAGCCTTCGCTGGCCGAAATGATCGCCAAGCGCGTGGAATTCCTCACGGGCTACCAGAATGCCGCCTACGCGTCCGAGTACACGGCCTTCGTCGAGAAGGTGCGCGCCGCCGAAAGCAAGCTGGGCACCACCACCCGCCTGTCGGAGGCCGTGGCCCGCTACCTGTTCAAGCTGATGGCCTACAAGGACGAGTACGAGGTGGCACGCCTGCACACCGACAAGGCCTTCACGGACAAGATCGCGAACATGTTCGAAGGCGACTACAAGCTGGTGCACCACCTGGCCCCTCCGATGACGGCCAAGAAGAACGACAAGGGCGAACTCGTCAAGCAGCCGTTCGGCCCCTGGATGCGCAGCGCCTTTGGTCTGCTGGCCAAGATGAAGGGGTTGCGTGGCACGGCACTGGATGTGTTCGGCAAGACCGAGGAGCGCCGCATGGAGCGCGCGCTGATCGTGGAATACCGCGCCTGCATCGAGGAGCTGCTGGCCCGCCTGAACGCGGACAACCTGGCCCTGGCCGTGGAGATCGCCCGCATCCCCGAGGAAATCCGGGGCTATGGCCACGTGAAGGAGCGCCACCTGTCGGCCGCACGCCCCAAGTGGGACGGCCTGATGGCGCAATGGCGCGCCGGCGGCACCACCGCCCAGCCGCAGCGCCAGGCGGCGTGA
- the dprA gene encoding DNA-processing protein DprA: MDRDELGAWLRLTLSAGVGNGAARRLLARFGLPQAVFQQSESALQQCVTLAQAKALCTVPSEWEALLDITWQWLEGADPQGPARAVVTLGDHRYPQSLLDTEDPPLLMYLMGPARLVTQAPFPVGRCLAVVGSRNPTAQGADNARLFSRTLRGAGLTIVSGLALGVDAAAHEGALDVVTEAAAQVAPATIAVVGTGLDRVYPRKNLDLAHRIATHGLLVSEYPLGTPPLAANFPKRNRIISGLSQGTLVVEAALASGSLITARMAAEQGREVFAIPGSIHAPQSRGCHALIRQGAKLVESAQDVLEELRLPSAPAVDRQLVDSGSACSNTDPGIHGGADSPVLKALGFDPMGVDALVARTGMDAASLQVALLELELEGRVARLPGGLFQRLGTA, translated from the coding sequence ATGGACCGCGACGAGCTGGGAGCATGGTTGCGCCTCACCCTCTCCGCGGGGGTGGGCAATGGCGCCGCACGGCGCCTGCTGGCGCGCTTTGGCCTGCCCCAGGCGGTCTTCCAGCAATCGGAGTCTGCGCTGCAGCAATGTGTGACCTTGGCCCAGGCCAAGGCGCTGTGCACCGTGCCCAGCGAATGGGAAGCGCTGCTCGATATCACCTGGCAATGGCTGGAGGGCGCCGATCCCCAGGGGCCTGCGCGCGCGGTGGTCACGCTGGGTGACCACCGGTATCCACAGTCTCTGCTGGATACCGAAGACCCGCCGCTGCTGATGTACCTGATGGGCCCTGCCCGGCTGGTCACGCAGGCCCCGTTTCCTGTTGGCCGGTGCCTCGCGGTGGTCGGAAGCCGCAATCCCACCGCCCAAGGCGCGGACAACGCGCGGCTTTTTTCCCGGACACTGCGCGGGGCGGGCCTCACCATTGTCTCGGGGCTTGCGCTGGGGGTGGATGCTGCGGCCCATGAAGGGGCGCTGGATGTTGTCACTGAAGCCGCGGCGCAGGTTGCACCTGCCACCATTGCCGTGGTGGGCACGGGGCTCGACCGTGTCTATCCGCGCAAGAACCTGGACCTCGCGCACCGCATCGCCACGCACGGGCTTCTGGTCAGCGAGTACCCCCTGGGCACGCCACCGCTGGCCGCCAATTTTCCCAAGCGCAACCGCATCATTTCCGGCCTCTCCCAGGGGACTCTGGTGGTCGAGGCGGCACTGGCCTCGGGGTCGCTGATCACTGCCCGAATGGCGGCCGAACAGGGCCGCGAAGTGTTTGCGATTCCCGGCTCCATCCACGCACCGCAATCACGGGGCTGCCATGCGCTGATACGCCAGGGGGCCAAGCTGGTGGAGTCCGCGCAGGACGTACTGGAAGAGTTGCGCCTGCCTTCCGCCCCGGCGGTGGACAGGCAGCTCGTTGACTCCGGGTCAGCATGCAGCAACACCGACCCGGGCATCCACGGAGGGGCAGACAGCCCTGTGCTGAAGGCCCTGGGTTTTGACCCCATGGGCGTGGATGCCCTGGTGGCCCGCACCGGCATGGATGCGGCGTCGCTGCAGGTGGCGTTGCTGGAGCTGGAGCTCGAGGGCCGCGTTGCCCGTTTGCCGGGCGGCCTGTTCCAGCGGCTGGGGACCGCCTGA